ATCCAGCACATCGGCGCCAGCCTCGTAGGCGGCCCATGCATTGGCGATCCCGGTGCCGCGCGTATTGTGAAGGTGGACCCGGATGGGCATCCCCGGCAAGCGTTCCTTCAATGTGCCGACAAGCGACGCCACGGCGCGCGGATTGGCGACACCGATAGTGTCGGCAATAGCAATCTCGCGCGGGCCGGCCTCAGCGATTGTCTCTGCAATCGAAACAATGCGCGCGGGATCAACCCGCCCTTCGAAGGGGCACCCGAAAGCCGCCGAGATGGTCACCTGCGCTGACATGCCGTTTTCTACCGCCATCCGCACGATCTGGCTTGAAACCTCGACCGATTCAGCCGAGGTCTGGCCCTGATTGCGGGTCGCGAAGGTATCGGTTGCCACCACCACGGCGCCTGCCTCGTCAACCCCGCGCCGTCCGCCTTCCCGCGTGGCAAGCGCTCGCAACAGGCCGCGCTTGTTGAGAACAAGGCCGATATAGGTAACGTCCCCGCGGTCCGGCAGCCCGGCGATCACGTCTTCAGCGTCGGCCATTTGCGGCACACGGGCGGGATTGACGAAACTTGCCACTTCAAGGCGCCGCGCACCGGCATCGATGGCACGCGTGATGAGCGCGAGCTTGTGGACAGTCGAGAAAATGACCTTCTCGTTCTGCAGGCCGTCCCGCGCGCCAACCTCGACAATTTCGACAGGTCTCATCATCTGTGTCTCCCGCCCTATCCATACGCATTTCTATTGACTGTATACAATCCTAAAAATAATTTGTATACAAAATTGGGACGCGATAAATCTGGGCCTTGAGGGGCAATTGCCGACCACGGGCTATTTAGAAGAATACATAAACTGAAGGGTCCGGTTCGCGGGGCTTCGGGTCTGGAAAAGGAGACAAGCATGTCGGACAATGGCTTTGGCGCCCTGCAGGGCCTGCGCATGATCGAGCTCGGCCAGTTGATCGCGGGCCCCTTCTGCGGCCAGCTGATGGCCGATCATGGCGCCGAGGTCATCAAGATCGAGCAGCCCGGCAGCGGCGACCCGATGCGCGAATGGGGCCGCAACAAGCCGGTCTGGTGGCCGGTCATCGCCCGCAACAAGAAATCAGTGACGCTGAACCTACGCGTGCCCGAAGGGCAGGATATCCTGCGCGAACTGGTGCGCGATGCCGACTTCCTCCTCGAAAACTTCCGGCCGGGCACCATGGAGAAATGGGGCCTTGGCTACGATGAGCTTTCAAAGATCAACCCGCGCCTGATCATGATCCGGGTTTCAGGCTATGGCCAGACCGGCCCTTATGCGTCCCGCGCCGGATATGGCTCGATCGGCGAAGCCATGGGCGGCATGCGCAATCTGGCAGGTGATCCCTCCACCCCGCCAAGCCGCGTGGGGCTTTCCATTGGCGATTCCCTTGCTGCCACCTATGCCACCCTTGGCGCCCTGATGGCGCTGCAACGGCGCAACGTAACGGGCCGCGGGCAAGTGGTGGACAGCGCCATTTATGAAGCCGTGCTCGCGATGATGGAATCGACCATTCCCGAATATACTGAAGCGGGCTTCATCCGCGAGCGCACGGGCTCGATCCTGCCGAAGGTCGCACCTTCGAACGTTTACCCAACCAAGGACGGCGAAATCCTGATCGGCGCCAACCAGGACAGCGTCTGGACCCGCATGGCCGAAGCCATGGGCCGCCCGGAACTCGGCAGCGATCCGCGCTATTCGAGCCACCATGCACGCGGCGAAAACCAGGAAGAACTGGACGAGTTGATCTCGGCATGGAGCATCGGCTTCACCTCCAAGGACCTTCTGGACCTCATGGAGGAAAACGGCGTGCCGGCGGGCAAGATTTTCAAGGCGCCTGACATGCTCGAGGACCCGCACTTCAAGGCGCGCGACGCCGTGGTGAAAGTGGAACACCAGAGCTTCCAGAATATCTGGATGCAGAATGCCTTCCCGAAGTTTTCGGAAACGCCGGGCGAAATCCATTGGCCGGGCCCGGAGCTTGGTGCGCATAATGAGGATGTCTACAAGGGCATCCTTGGCCGGTCGGATGCCGACCTTGCCCGGATGAAGGCGGAAGGGATCATCTGATGGCGGGACGCAGCCCCGAAGACCTGCAGGACGACTACAAGAAGGCCGGCTTTTCGGGAACGCTCGGTTTCGGCAAGCGGCCTGCCCTCCTGATCATCGACGTGTGTGCTGCCTACCTCGACCCCGAAGCCCCGCTTTACGCCGGGATCGAGGCCGAATGCGCCAATATCGAAACGCTCCTGAAGGCTTTTCGCGCCAAAAGGCTGCCGGTCGTTCACACGCGGGTGGAATATCTGCCGGGCGGCGCCGACGGCGGACATTTCTACCGCAAGGTTCCAGCCCTGAAGGCCTTTGACCGCGGCAGCCCGCTGGCGGAACCGCCGACCGCCCTTTTGCCGGTAGAGGGCGAGGTGGTTGTCACCAAACAATATGCCAGCGCCTATTTCGGCACGTCGCTCGCCAGCACGCTTACATCACTTGGCGTGGATAGCGTGATCATCACCGGGGTCAGCACATCGGGCTGCGTGCGGGCGTCATGCCTCGATACGCTGCAGCACGGCTTCATCCCGCTTGTGGTGGAAGACGCCTGCGGCGACCGTGACCGCCGGGTCCATGACGCCAATATCTTCGACATGGGCGCCAAATATGCCGACATCGTATCGACTGCCGAGGTCATCGGGCATCTGGCCCGCGCGTAAGCGAAATCCAGCGCCCGCGTGGAACTGGACCGTCATTTGTTTCAACACTGATCTCGGAGCGAGGCTGGCAGCGCAATGCTGTTCAGAAAAGCAAGGATAGCACCCCCTACTTGAGCCGGATGCGTGATGGCAGCCAGATGGCCCGCGCCTTCAAGCCGCAGTCCGCTCGCCTTCGGGAGCCCGATGACCAGCGTGTCGGCAACGGCATGGAGCCAGCCGGTATCATGTTCGCTCGCAACAACAAGTGCCGGTGTTTCGATTTTCGAGAGCCTGCCGGCAATATCGGGCGCCGGACCGGTTGGGAGGGGCGCCGTCAGGTCGCGCCCTTCGTAGGACGCCAGCATGCTCTTTACCAGTTCTTTGGCATCGTTCTGCCCGCCATGCTGCAGCAGCGGATGTGCGACCCAATCCGCCCGCACCCGGTCCATGCCACCCGCCGCCGCCCATTCCCGGTACAGCGCCACGGGGATCGCCTCGTCAGCGTTCGGGGGCGGGAAGCCATCCAGTGGCGCGCTGATCAGGGCCATGCCCCATACCCGGGACGGCAACCTGTCGCTGACCCGCAGGGCCACGCGCCCGCCCTGCGACATGCCGATGAGGCCGCAGGCCGGGGCACCAAGATGATCGAGAAGCGCCGCGATATCATCGACCTCACAGCCCAGACCGGGCGGCGCCGAGGTTTCGCCAAAACCGCGCCGGTCAACAAGGGCGAGCCGGAAGTGCGGTGCCAGCAGGGGCACCAGCGGCCCCCACATGCGCCGGTCGAAGCTCCAGCCATGCAGGCACACAACCAGTGGCCCGCTGCCGGTGATATCCACAACGATGTCACCATCCGGCCGCGTCAGCCGGATGGTTTCAAATGAATAGCTCATGGAAAGGTCATGCCCTGAGGGGCGGGCCGCGTCAATGCGCGGCCAACTCGTCTTCCGGACGGAGGACGTTATTCACCCGGTGATCGCCGCCCAGCCAGCGCTTCAGCTCGCTATGGGCATCCTTGCGCCGGATGGCATTCAGCTTCTCGGCTGAGGGCGAATCGACCGTGAACTCAAGGATCATCCCCGCCGGGTCCTTCACATAGACCGAGCGGCAATAGCCGTGATCGAGGATATAGGTCTGCGGCTCGACGATGCCGGCCTTGGCGATCCGGTCAACGAGCGCATCCTGTGTTTCCTGATCAACAAGGAACGCCACGTGATTGAAGGGCGACGACGGGATTTCCGGGCCGAACAGCGCCTGGTCTTCGGGGTTCGCGAACTGGAAGAAGGCCAGCGCGCCGCCATCTTCGATCTCGAAAAAGCAGTGGGCATAGGTGCGCTCGGCACCAAACAGCTCGTCTTTTTCGCACCAGGTGGCAATCAGCGGCAAGCCGACCACTTCCTCGTAAAACTTGCGGGTCGCTTCCAGATCCTTGGTGACGTAGGCGGTGTGATGCAACCGCTGGGGCCGACGTTTCATGGCCATTCTATTCCTCCTCCACTTGAATGCGGGCCACCTGCCCGCCCCCGGAATATTCCATCGAGGCCCGCCTCCCCCGAGGCCGGCCTCATTTCCGGAAGGGACGATACCACAGGGGCAAAGCCCAAGCAATTCGATTGTCGAAGTTGTTTTCGATATGCGAATTTTTTGAAAAAGACACAGAAGCCCTGCGGCACGAAGCACCGATAGCAGACGGAAAAATCAGCTGCCGCGAAGCGAGTGAACGAGGAAAGGCCAGGCCTTCAGCGCACCTTCCACATGATCGGCCGCATTCTGAAGGAGCGGCAGACGGGTGCGGATCAGGTCATCCCGCGCGATGCGGGTGGTGGAGGTAGAACAGTTGATCGAAGCCGCGATGCGCCGTTCGTTGTCAAACACCGGCACGGCTACTGACACGATTCCATAGTCTAGCTCGTCCTGCGCCGAATCGTATCCCTGGCGGCGAATCTGCTTCAACCGGTCTTTAAGCACCGCCTTGTCGGTGATCGTATAATCGGTGAAGGCCGTCAGTTCGACATTGGCCAAGTAGGCGTCGATCACATCGTCGCTTTGATAGGCCATCAGCACGCGGCCAAGCGACGTTGCATAAACCGGGAAGCGCGTACCAACCCCTGCCCCGAGCCGGATGCGACGGTTGGTGGAAACATGGACAAGATACAGGATGTCCTCGCCCGTCAGCACCGCAAGAGACGAGCTGTCCCCCGTCTCATCCCGCACCGCCTGCAGGTGCGGTGTGGCCACCTGCTCAAGGTTCATCGATGCAAGGAAAGCCGAGCCGAATTCCAGCACCTGCGGGCGCAGCAGGAAGCGACGGCCGTGACGGCCGACATAGCCAAGCTTGACGAGTGTATTGAGGCAGCGCCGCGCAACAGCGGGGCTGAGGCCGGTAGCAGCCGCTACTTCGGAAAGCTGCATTTCGGGATGTTCCTGCCCGAAAACCCGAAGCACGGAAAGGCCACGCTCCAGCGTGGAAAGATATTCGGGATCCTGTTCCGTACCTGCTTCACGCGCCATATTCGCCTGCCCCTCCGGTATGCATACCTGCTGCGATATAGCGCACCTCTGGCGGCGCTTGCCAGAAATTTGTCTAGGCCGGCCTTGCCCTTCTGGGATCTGTGCCTGCCTGATAGGCCGCCTTGATGGCCGTATCGTCCGCCCCCAGAAGCGGCGGGGCGCTGATCGCGAGCGACCGTTCGCCATCGAAACTGACGGGCGAGCGAATACTGCGGAAGCGCCCCTTGGCGGGATCGGGATGCGGCGCCGAGACTTCGAGTTCCAGATGCTTTGCCTGCGGCGTTGCCAGAACATCGGCAGGCGACTGCACCGGTGAATGCGGCACCTCGTTGGCTGCCAGCCGGTCGCACCATTCCGCCCGTGTTGCGGTCAGGAACAGGGGGGCGAGATAGGCCACCACATCTTCATAATGCCCGATCCGTGACAGGCGGTCGCCAAAACGCGGGTCCTGCAGCATTTCAGGGTGCCCGACCGCTTCGGCGAGGCTTTCCCAGAATTTGGCAGGCGACGACATATGAAGGGCGATCCATTTGCCATCCTTGCAAGCGAACACATAGGACTGCGACACATGCGGCCGGCTGTAGGGCGACATCACCATGTCTTCCGAGAAATAATGGGTGAAGTCATCAAGGTTGAAATGGCACATGGCTTCAAGCATCGAAACCTCGACCTTGCGCCCCTTGCCCGTTGCATGCCGCTCATTAAGCGCACCAAGGATGCCATAGGCCGCATAAAAGCCGGTGATGGCGTCGGCAATCGCCGGGCCGACCACGCGGGGATGCTCGGGGTTCACCAGCAGCCGCAGGAAGCCGCTTGCCGCCTGCGCCACCGTATCGAAGGCCGGCCTGTCCTTGTCCGGCCCCGTGGCACCGAAGCCTGAAATGGCGCAGTATATGAGGCGCGGATTGATCGCCTGCAGGCGTTCCGCTCCCACGCCCAGCCGGTCCGCCACGCCGGGACGAAAATTCTGGATGAAAACATCAGCATCCGCGATCATCCTGTCGAGGACTGCAAGGTCGGCCTCATCCTTGGTGTTCAGCGTTATGCTGCGCTTGTTGCGGTTATAGGTCTGGAAATGGGGGCTATAAAGCTCGCCCTTGAAGGCGCGGAAGGGATCACCATCCTTCGGGTTCTCGATCTTGATCACCTCGGCGCCAAGGTCAGCCAGAAGCATGCCGGCAGCGGGGCCGGTGATGAAAGTTCCCATCTCCAGAACCCGCACATTCTTGAGCACTTCAGCCATACATGCCCCCTCCGTCCCTCTATCGAATTCTCACGGCCAAAATGGCCTGTGCCATGATAGCCTTTGCAAAATCTTCGGGCGGAGTATAATTTCTTCGATTATCGAAAACAAGTTCGTATAACGAAAATATTTCACACGAGCTTCACAGAAAGGGAGACCCATGAGAATTGGCAAGCAGGACCAGCCTTTCAGCGCTATTTGCACCTCGGATGCCGAAAGTATCACGGTGCGCGGCAAGGACCTTGTCGGCGATCTCA
The Gimibacter soli DNA segment above includes these coding regions:
- a CDS encoding IclR family transcriptional regulator domain-containing protein is translated as MAREAGTEQDPEYLSTLERGLSVLRVFGQEHPEMQLSEVAAATGLSPAVARRCLNTLVKLGYVGRHGRRFLLRPQVLEFGSAFLASMNLEQVATPHLQAVRDETGDSSSLAVLTGEDILYLVHVSTNRRIRLGAGVGTRFPVYATSLGRVLMAYQSDDVIDAYLANVELTAFTDYTITDKAVLKDRLKQIRRQGYDSAQDELDYGIVSVAVPVFDNERRIAASINCSTSTTRIARDDLIRTRLPLLQNAADHVEGALKAWPFLVHSLRGS
- a CDS encoding CaiB/BaiF CoA transferase family protein; amino-acid sequence: MSDNGFGALQGLRMIELGQLIAGPFCGQLMADHGAEVIKIEQPGSGDPMREWGRNKPVWWPVIARNKKSVTLNLRVPEGQDILRELVRDADFLLENFRPGTMEKWGLGYDELSKINPRLIMIRVSGYGQTGPYASRAGYGSIGEAMGGMRNLAGDPSTPPSRVGLSIGDSLAATYATLGALMALQRRNVTGRGQVVDSAIYEAVLAMMESTIPEYTEAGFIRERTGSILPKVAPSNVYPTKDGEILIGANQDSVWTRMAEAMGRPELGSDPRYSSHHARGENQEELDELISAWSIGFTSKDLLDLMEENGVPAGKIFKAPDMLEDPHFKARDAVVKVEHQSFQNIWMQNAFPKFSETPGEIHWPGPELGAHNEDVYKGILGRSDADLARMKAEGII
- a CDS encoding alpha/beta fold hydrolase, translating into MSYSFETIRLTRPDGDIVVDITGSGPLVVCLHGWSFDRRMWGPLVPLLAPHFRLALVDRRGFGETSAPPGLGCEVDDIAALLDHLGAPACGLIGMSQGGRVALRVSDRLPSRVWGMALISAPLDGFPPPNADEAIPVALYREWAAAGGMDRVRADWVAHPLLQHGGQNDAKELVKSMLASYEGRDLTAPLPTGPAPDIAGRLSKIETPALVVASEHDTGWLHAVADTLVIGLPKASGLRLEGAGHLAAITHPAQVGGAILAFLNSIALPASLRDQC
- a CDS encoding CaiB/BaiF CoA transferase family protein, which codes for MAEVLKNVRVLEMGTFITGPAAGMLLADLGAEVIKIENPKDGDPFRAFKGELYSPHFQTYNRNKRSITLNTKDEADLAVLDRMIADADVFIQNFRPGVADRLGVGAERLQAINPRLIYCAISGFGATGPDKDRPAFDTVAQAASGFLRLLVNPEHPRVVGPAIADAITGFYAAYGILGALNERHATGKGRKVEVSMLEAMCHFNLDDFTHYFSEDMVMSPYSRPHVSQSYVFACKDGKWIALHMSSPAKFWESLAEAVGHPEMLQDPRFGDRLSRIGHYEDVVAYLAPLFLTATRAEWCDRLAANEVPHSPVQSPADVLATPQAKHLELEVSAPHPDPAKGRFRSIRSPVSFDGERSLAISAPPLLGADDTAIKAAYQAGTDPRRARPA
- a CDS encoding hydroxymethylglutaryl-CoA lyase — its product is MMRPVEIVEVGARDGLQNEKVIFSTVHKLALITRAIDAGARRLEVASFVNPARVPQMADAEDVIAGLPDRGDVTYIGLVLNKRGLLRALATREGGRRGVDEAGAVVVATDTFATRNQGQTSAESVEVSSQIVRMAVENGMSAQVTISAAFGCPFEGRVDPARIVSIAETIAEAGPREIAIADTIGVANPRAVASLVGTLKERLPGMPIRVHLHNTRGTGIANAWAAYEAGADVLDASIGGLGGCPFAPKATGNIATEDLVYMLAECGVETGLSLDAIVAGARWVETILGRPVPSQVAQAGGFPEGGGTSCAA
- a CDS encoding isochorismatase family protein — its product is MAGRSPEDLQDDYKKAGFSGTLGFGKRPALLIIDVCAAYLDPEAPLYAGIEAECANIETLLKAFRAKRLPVVHTRVEYLPGGADGGHFYRKVPALKAFDRGSPLAEPPTALLPVEGEVVVTKQYASAYFGTSLASTLTSLGVDSVIITGVSTSGCVRASCLDTLQHGFIPLVVEDACGDRDRRVHDANIFDMGAKYADIVSTAEVIGHLARA
- a CDS encoding VOC family protein, giving the protein MAMKRRPQRLHHTAYVTKDLEATRKFYEEVVGLPLIATWCEKDELFGAERTYAHCFFEIEDGGALAFFQFANPEDQALFGPEIPSSPFNHVAFLVDQETQDALVDRIAKAGIVEPQTYILDHGYCRSVYVKDPAGMILEFTVDSPSAEKLNAIRRKDAHSELKRWLGGDHRVNNVLRPEDELAAH